In Cyanobacteria bacterium GSL.Bin1, a single genomic region encodes these proteins:
- a CDS encoding F0F1 ATP synthase subunit delta, whose protein sequence is MRENTLMSAEVVEPYAEALMSLADSQNLVERFGNEAKDLLSTLKSSQELRQFLASPVIKTDDKKAMLGQVTGEGLHQYLLNFLQLLIDKKRTAFLTAILEQFLALVRERTATALAQVTSVTDLTQEQRDRVKEKVKAMTNANDVEIETTLDPNLIGGVVIKVGSQVLDASLRGQLRRIGLSLETATS, encoded by the coding sequence ATGAGAGAAAATACGTTGATGAGTGCCGAAGTGGTTGAGCCTTATGCTGAGGCGTTAATGTCTTTGGCAGATTCCCAAAATTTAGTGGAACGCTTTGGGAATGAGGCAAAAGACTTACTTTCAACTTTAAAAAGTTCACAGGAATTACGACAGTTTTTGGCGAGTCCTGTGATTAAAACAGATGATAAGAAAGCTATGCTAGGACAAGTAACTGGGGAAGGGTTACATCAGTATTTACTGAATTTCCTCCAGTTGCTCATTGATAAAAAACGAACGGCTTTCTTGACAGCAATCTTGGAGCAATTTTTAGCTCTCGTCCGTGAGCGGACGGCTACGGCATTAGCGCAAGTGACTTCAGTCACGGATTTAACTCAAGAACAGCGCGATCGCGTTAAAGAAAAAGTCAAAGCGATGACGAATGCCAATGATGTGGAAATTGAAACCACCCTTGACCCCAATTTAATCGGTGGGGTAGTGATTAAAGTGGGCTCGCAAGTCCTCGATGCCAGCCTGAGAGGACAACTGCGCCGCATTGGTTTAAGCCTAGAAACGGCAACTTCATAA